The nucleotide sequence GAATCGAAGCTGCATCGATCCCGCCAGTCGGCTCAAAAACAGGAATTCCGTAACGTACGGCTGCTTCTGCCATCGCCTTGATTTCATTCAGCCTTTCCAGCCCATCTACCGGATAAAATTTGACGGAGTGTACGCCAATCTCCGCCAGCATCGCGGCGGCTGCATCGCAAGAGAGCCATTCAGACACTTTGTTGCTCATTGGTCCCGTAGTGATTTGAACCTTTCCTGATTGTCCACCGGGGGCAATCAATGCATTCACGATGGTATGTGTGTTGCCGACTGCCTGTAGCCCCCCGAGCGTATAACCTGCTGCCGGAAATACCTGATTGACGTGATCCGGTTGGGTCTGCACCGCGACTTCTGCGACCTTTTTCCATTGAGTAGGATCACCTGCGCCCAGCCCTACGGACACTGGAACACCTGCTTGCTGATATTGTTCAACAGCGCTTATTGCTGCTTCTACGGACGCAAATCCTTTGACCAAGATCCCGATCAGAGCGCGGCCATCAGCCACGGAACATATTTGTTTTGCGTTTTCTACATCCCTTGCCAAAACGTTTAAACGAATTTTTGGTGTGCCCACGTTTGTTATTCTCCTTCACCCTGTTTTTGCAGCAGTTCCTTCATTCGCGCTGCGATGATGTGCTCTTGTCCCTCGTGAAACGGTCGTGGATCAAAGGCAATCACTCCCGTATTCACATAATGGTTGCGGGTAAAAATAGCTGGATTTCCTTGCTCCAGTTGGCGTGTAAGCTCCCGAGCCGTCATTCCCGTCACTCGTTCGTCAAGCTGAATTTGCACACGATAAATCGCCCGGCCTGCCTCATCCTGTACGATCACTGCTTTCACACCGGACAAGCAGTTCAGTTCCCCTGCCAGCCACTCCACTCGTCTGCGCTGCTCGAGAACATTTTGTTTTTCAGGGTCGTACTGTCCAAGTGCTGCAAGTAAACCCGCAATCGCTTCCTTTCCTACCTTCATGGCACGACCGACACCTTTATATTGCGCGCGACATGCGGCAACCAGATCGGCACGACCTGTGATAAACCCAGACGTTGGTCCACCGATTGCTTTTCCGCCACTGTAGATGACCAGATCGGCACCCATCGCTATATAGCGCCGAAGATCTTCTTCCGCCGCTGCATCGACTATTACCGGAATTCCAAACTCCCTACCAAGTTGAAGCATTGCGTCTAACGACTGCATCCCTTTTTGAATCGCGTGGTGAGATTTGACAAAAAGCAGTGCTGCTGTCTGATCATCAATGGCTTCTCGCAAATGGTCTGCTTCTACGTGATTGGCATGCCCGACCTCTACGACTTTCCCACCGCCCAGTGCAATCATCTGTTGTACGGAAGCGCCGAAGTGAACCGCGTGTCCTTTTTGGATGATGATCTTGTTATTCAACCCTTCGGAAAAAGGAAGCCGCTCGATCAAACCCAACTGGCAACCAGCTATGACTGCCGCTACACTAATGGCAATGCCTGCAGCTGCTCCCGAGGTAGGACAACCGTCTTCTGCTCCGGTCGCCTCTGCGATATGACGACCTGCCACAATCATCAGCTCGCTGATTTCTACATAATCCATGGCGGCTTCTCCCATGGCCTGTGCAATAGAAGGATGGACGGCACTTGCACCCAGTGCCGTCATCTTACCGCTTGCATTAATGATTTGCTTCAACCCTAGCTGCTGATAGATTCCCATGGTTTGCCCGCCCTTCCTGTGAAAACTTTTCTCTCTATCCTCATTGTGTCGGGATCGGGAAAATGGCGCCGAGGATCATGGCTCCGATAATCGCACCACCCGCAATCGGTTTGTTGTAATAGTAGAAAATCGCTGCTCCTGCTGTTGCGCCGAGTCCGACTGGAATTGAAGCCATAATCGCAGAAATAACAATCAATGGACCTAAGTAACGACCTGCTGCGTTTCCAGCCCCCATCATGACATCCGCTCCAAAGGTGGAGTTCGATGCGTTGATCGTGTACTTCCGAATCATAATAATCACGGTACCAATGATCAAACCCAAGAGTGCACCTGTCGCCAGCGCCAAAGGGAAGGAAGTCAACGGAGCTGTAAAGCCTGCTCCCAACATCAACGCTGGAACGCCAATCCCGATACCCGTTTGCAACGAGCCGCCAATATCGAGAATCCCAACAAGCGGTCCCTCCAGAATGCGGGCGAACAAAAAGCTCGCACCAAACGCGGCAGCCGCACCGTATCCACCCCCTTTGATCCCAGCCTCCAGCATCGCAACGATGGCAATATCGTTAAAAGCACCGACATGATACACATAGTAAAGATGAGTACCCGCAAAGATTCCTGAAGACAAGCACGCAACAAAGAGGGGAAATGCCCATTCTGAATACCAAAATCCTTTTGCCTGCAATTCACCCATTACTTTTTCACCACCGATCCGAATGTTTCGTGAAGCTCAATCAGCCACTGTGGAATTTCAACATACATACTTTTCAAGAGCGCGACATCAAAACCACGGAAGAAGCCGCTGAATACAAACAAGAGAATGACTGCAATAAACATGGATTTCGTAATTTTGTTCCATCCACTATCCTCTAAGCCTTTACCGATCAAAATACCCAAGACGATTCCAGGTACCGCATTCCCCATGACCAAGTGCGACAAACCGCCCAAAACCGTTCCCCAAATCCCTGTCCGTTTGCCTGCATCCATCGCCGCCATCCAGAACACAATCGGCATGATCGGGTTGATCAACCAGTTCGCAGCCGGAACCAGTACCTTCGTTGCGACGAGCTGCATCGATTCGGGAATCGCCGTTGCTGTGGAATTCAACAAGGTGACCACAACGACACCGACTGCTGCTCCGGCAATCGCCATTTGCTTTGGATTGTGCAACGTCTCTGCGACATTCTTGTTGCGCCAGAGCAACACGGCCGCTGCCCAGTTCGGAATGACGCGATGATCCACATCTTGCGTCAACGCACCGGCACCGACAACAGACGCCCATGAGTTAAACAAAAAGCCAAGCCCAAATGAAAAGTGGGAAATGGGATCGCCCGCACATGCGTTCAGCTCTCCAAAAGTCCGGAATGCTCCCATCCCTTGGACATTGGGTGCATGAAACATCCTCGCCGCCCCTGCACCAACACCGAAGCCGACCAATGCCCCGATGACGATCGACTTCAATACAATCATCAACGTAACCATGAACCTACCCCCTGTCTGCTTCTATCGCTGACGAGCCAACTGCCCTATACCCGCAGTCTGCTCGGTCTGCTGCTGAAATGTTATGTTTTCTACCTGGACCA is from Brevibacillus brevis and encodes:
- a CDS encoding KDGP aldolase; this translates as MGTPKIRLNVLARDVENAKQICSVADGRALIGILVKGFASVEAAISAVEQYQQAGVPVSVGLGAGDPTQWKKVAEVAVQTQPDHVNQVFPAAGYTLGGLQAVGNTHTIVNALIAPGGQSGKVQITTGPMSNKVSEWLSCDAAAAMLAEIGVHSVKFYPVDGLERLNEIKAMAEAAVRYGIPVFEPTGGIDAASIRPIVEVCLAAGAKQVIPHIYTSIVDKETGLTRLDQVEELLTAIEGL
- a CDS encoding DgaE family pyridoxal phosphate-dependent ammonia lyase produces the protein MGIYQQLGLKQIINASGKMTALGASAVHPSIAQAMGEAAMDYVEISELMIVAGRHIAEATGAEDGCPTSGAAAGIAISVAAVIAGCQLGLIERLPFSEGLNNKIIIQKGHAVHFGASVQQMIALGGGKVVEVGHANHVEADHLREAIDDQTAALLFVKSHHAIQKGMQSLDAMLQLGREFGIPVIVDAAAEEDLRRYIAMGADLVIYSGGKAIGGPTSGFITGRADLVAACRAQYKGVGRAMKVGKEAIAGLLAALGQYDPEKQNVLEQRRRVEWLAGELNCLSGVKAVIVQDEAGRAIYRVQIQLDERVTGMTARELTRQLEQGNPAIFTRNHYVNTGVIAFDPRPFHEGQEHIIAARMKELLQKQGEGE
- a CDS encoding DUF4310 family protein, which produces MGELQAKGFWYSEWAFPLFVACLSSGIFAGTHLYYVYHVGAFNDIAIVAMLEAGIKGGGYGAAAAFGASFLFARILEGPLVGILDIGGSLQTGIGIGVPALMLGAGFTAPLTSFPLALATGALLGLIIGTVIIMIRKYTINASNSTFGADVMMGAGNAAGRYLGPLIVISAIMASIPVGLGATAGAAIFYYYNKPIAGGAIIGAMILGAIFPIPTQ
- a CDS encoding DUF4311 domain-containing protein, whose protein sequence is MVTLMIVLKSIVIGALVGFGVGAGAARMFHAPNVQGMGAFRTFGELNACAGDPISHFSFGLGFLFNSWASVVGAGALTQDVDHRVIPNWAAAVLLWRNKNVAETLHNPKQMAIAGAAVGVVVVTLLNSTATAIPESMQLVATKVLVPAANWLINPIMPIVFWMAAMDAGKRTGIWGTVLGGLSHLVMGNAVPGIVLGILIGKGLEDSGWNKITKSMFIAVILLFVFSGFFRGFDVALLKSMYVEIPQWLIELHETFGSVVKK